In one Phyllostomus discolor isolate MPI-MPIP mPhyDis1 chromosome 8, mPhyDis1.pri.v3, whole genome shotgun sequence genomic region, the following are encoded:
- the LOC114503779 gene encoding olfactory receptor 1A1-like: MREDNRSSALDFILLGISREQEQEDFFFILFLFIYPITLIGNLLIILAIHSDIRLHNPMYFLLANLSFADIFLSSVTIPKMLANHLLGTKAISFGGCLTQMYFMIALGNTDSYILAAMAYDRAAAISRPLHYTTIMSPRTCVLLVVGSWLIGNLNALPHTLLTASLSFCGNQEVANFYCDITPLLKLSCSDIHFNVKMMYLGVAVFSVPLLCIIISYVRVFSTVLHVPSTKGVLRAFSTCGSHLTVVSLYYGTVMGMYFCPLTSYSLKDAVITVMYIAVTPMLNPFIYSLRNRDMTLFSKRVSM; encoded by the coding sequence ATGAGAGAAGACAACAGGTCCTCTGCCCTGGATTTTATCCTCCTTGGAATCAGCAGGGAGCAGGAACAGGAAGATTTCTtcttcatcctcttcctcttcatttaCCCCATCACACTGATTGGAAACCTGCTCATCATCTTGGCCATTCACTCTGACATTAGACTTCATAACCCCATGTATTTTCTCCTTGCTAACCTCTCCTTTGCTGACATCTTCTTGTCTTCTGTAACCATCCCTAAGATGCTGGCCAACCATCTCTTGGGCACCAAAGCCATCTCCTTTGGGGGCTGTCTAACACAGATGTATTTCATGATTGCCTTGGGTAACACAGATAGCTATATCCTGGCTGCGATGGCATATGACCGTGCAGCAGCCATCAGCCGTCCACTTCATTACACAACAATTATGAGCCCACGAACTTGTGTCCTGCTAGTTGTTGGGTCTTGGCTCATTGGAAACCTGAAtgccctcccccacactctgCTCACAGCTAGTCTGTCATTCTGTGGCAACCAGGAAGTAGCCAATTTCTACTGTGACATTACCCCTTTGCTCAAGCTGTCCTGTTCTGACATCCACTTTAATGTGAAGATGATGTACCTCGGGGTTGCTGTTTTCTCTGTGCCATTGCTATGCATCATCATCTCCTATGTTCGGGTCTTCTCCACAGTCTTACATGTCCCATCCACCAAGGGTGTGCTCAGAGCCTTCtctacctgtggctcccacctCACAGTGGTTTCTTTGTATTATGGGACAGTCATGGGCATGTACTTCTGCCCTCTGACCAGTTACAGCTTAAAAGATGCTGTGATAACTGTGATGTACATCGCAGTGACCCCAATGTTAAATCCTTTCATCTATAGTCTGAGAAATCGGGACATGACACTCTTCAGTAAGAGAGTCTCTATGTAA
- the LOC114504252 gene encoding olfactory receptor 1P1-like gives MAGGNQTTFFGFLLWGLSEHPEQQHILFLLFLWMYVVTVAGNLLVVLAIGTDTHLHTPMYFFLAILSCADILFTSTTVPKALVNIQSQSRSISYAGCLAQLYFFLTFGDMDIFLLATMAYDRYMAICHPLHYMMIMNRQRCTLLVTVCWTLTSLVAMTHTFLIFRLSFCSKKIIPDFFCDLGPLMKVSCSDTRVNKLVLLFLGGAVILIPFMLILVSYIHIFLAILRVPSAQGRYKAFSTCGSHLVVVALFFGTVIRAYLCPSSSSSNSVQEDTAAAVMYTVVTPLLNPFIYSLRNKDMKGALGRLLRGKVSFSWGK, from the coding sequence ATGGCAGGAGGGAACCAGACGACTTTCTTTGGGTTCCTCCTCTGGGGACTCTCAGAGCATCCAGAGCAGCAGCACATCCTCTTCCTGCTGTTCCTGTGGATGTATGTGGTCACTGTGGCTGGGAACCTACTTGTTGTCCTGGCCATTGGCACTGACACACATCTCCACacgcccatgtacttcttccttgCAATCCTTTCCTGTGCAGACATCCTTTTCACTTCCACCACTGTGCCCAAGGCCCTGGTGAACATTCAGTCCCAGAGCAGATCCATTTCCTATGCAGGATGCCTGGCTCAGCTCTACTTCTTCTTGACATTTGGGGATATGGACATCTTCCTTCTGGCCACAATGGCGTATGACCGCTACATGGCCATCTGCCACCCTCTGCACTACATGATGATCATGAACCGCCAGCGCTGCACCCTCCTGGTTACTGTCTGCTGGACCCTTACAAGTCTTGTTGCCATGACCCACACCTTCCTCATATTCCGGCTCTCTTTCTGCTCTAAGAAGATCATTCCTGACTTCTTCTGTGATCTGGGACCCCTGATGAAGGTGTCCTGCTCAGACACTCGGGTCAATAAGCTTGTGCTCCTCTTCTTGGGGGGAGCAGTCATTTTAATCCCCTTTATGCTCATCCTGGTCTCTTACATCCACATCTTTCTAGCCATCCTGAGGgtcccctctgcccagggaaGGTACAAGGCCTTCTCTACTTGTGGGTCCCACCTTGTTGTTGTTGCCCTGTTCTTTGGTACGGTGATCAGAGCTTATCTTTGCCCCTCGTCCTCATCCTCCAACTCAGTGCAAGAGGACACAGCTGCTGCTGTCATGTACACAGTGGTGACTCCCCTGCTGAACCCTTTCATTTATAGTTTGCGGAACAAGGACATGAAAGGAGCCTTGGGAAGACTTCTTAGGGGCAAAGTCTCTTTCTCATGGGGCAAGTAA
- the LOC114504141 gene encoding olfactory receptor 1A1: MREDNRSSALDFILLGVSREQEQEDFFFILFLFIYPITLIGNLLIILAIHSDIRLHNPMYFLLANLSFVDIFFSSVTIPKMLANHLLGTKAISFGGCLTQMYFMIALGNTDSYILAAMAYDHAAAISRPLHYTTIMSPRTCVLLVVGSWLIGNLNALPHTLLTASLSFCGNQEVANFYCDITPLLKLSCSDIHFNVKMMYLGVAVFSVPLLCIIISYVRVFSTVLHVPSTKGVLRAFSTCGSHLTVVSLYYGTVMGMYFRPLTSYSLKDAVITVMYIAVTPMLNPFIYSLRNRDMKAALRKLFSKRISV, translated from the coding sequence ATGAGAGAAGACAACAGGTCCTCTGCCCTGGATTTTATCCTCCTTGGAGTCAGCAGGGAGCAGGAACAGGAAGATTTCTtcttcatcctcttcctcttcatttaCCCCATCACACTGATTGGAAACCTGCTCATCATCTTGGCCATTCACTCTGACATTAGACTTCACAACCCCATGTATTTTCTCCTTGCTAACCTCTCCTTTGTTGacatcttcttttcttctgtaaCCATCCCTAAGATGCTGGCCAACCATCTCTTGGGCACCAAAGCCATCTCCTTTGGGGGCTGTCTAACACAGATGTATTTCATGATTGCCTTGGGTAACACAGATAGCTATATCCTGGCTGCGATGGCATATGACCATGCAGCAGCCATCAGCCGTCCACTTCATTACACAACAATTATGAGCCCACGAACTTGTGTCCTGCTAGTTGTTGGGTCTTGGCTCATTGGAAACCTGAAtgccctcccccacactctgCTCACAGCTAGTCTGTCGTTCTGTGGCAACCAGGAAGTAGCCAATTTCTACTGTGACATTACCCCTTTGCTCAAGCTGTCCTGTTCTGACATCCACTTTAATGTGAAGATGATGTACCTCGGGGTTGCTGTTTTCTCTGTGCCATTGCTATGCATCATCATCTCCTATGTTCGGGTCTTCTCCACAGTCTTGCATGTCCCATCCACCAAGGGTGTGCTCAGAGCCTTCtctacctgtggctcccacctCACAGTGGTTTCTTTGTATTATGGGACAGTCATGGGCATGTACTTCCGCCCTCTGACCAGTTACAGCTTAAAAGATGCTGTGATAACTGTGATGTACATCGCAGTGACCCCAATGTTAAATCCTTTCATCTATAGTCTGAGAAATCGGGACATGAAGGCTGCCCTGCGGAAACTCTTCAGCAAAAGAATCTCTGTGTAA